In Terriglobales bacterium, the genomic stretch GTCTGGGCCCACTTCTACCTCCACCCGCGCGGCTAGCCGGCTCCGATCTCCTCGGCCAGGCGCTTCATGAGGCGCTCGTGGAAGCCGGCGGGCAGCCGGAAGGTCCGCTGGTCGGCGATCAGCACCAGCACGTTGTGGGTGGAATCCAGCAGCGCGGCGCAATGCCGGCAGGTCTCCAGGTGGAGCTCGATCTCCCGGCGCAGCTCCGGATCGAGATCGTTCTCGATATAGTTCGAGATCTCCCGCCAGACGTGTTTGCAGTCGATCACCATGCCTGAGTCTTCTTCTTGGGGCGGAGGTACCCGGGCAGGCGCTCCACCAACTGGTCGCGCAACTTGAGCCGGGCGCGGAAGAGCCGCACCTTGACCGTGGCCTCGGTGATGTCGAGGATCTGCGCGGTCTCGGCGATGCTCAATTCCTCGATGTCGCGCAGCACCAGGACCTCGCGGTACTTGTCCGAGAGGCGGGCGATGGCGTTCTGGATCTCCTCGCGGATCTCCTTGCGCTCCAGCACCTCGGGCGGAAGCTCGCGCCAGTCGGCGATCTGCAGGGGCACGTAGTCCTGGTCGTCCCCGGAGTCGTCCAGCGACTGCAGCTTCTCGCCCTGCCGCTTGCGATAGCGCATGCGCGCTTCGTTGAACGCGATCTTCACCAGCCAGTGCTGGAAGCGGGCATCGCCGCGGAAGGCGGAGAGCGAGCGGAAAGCCTTGA encodes the following:
- a CDS encoding anti-sigma factor, which produces MVIDCKHVWREISNYIENDLDPELRREIELHLETCRHCAALLDSTHNVLVLIADQRTFRLPAGFHERLMKRLAEEIGAG
- a CDS encoding sigma-70 family RNA polymerase sigma factor, with the protein product MSQDQAEARLIERIRGGERELFYELVRPHERAVYLVAYSVLKNEADAEDVAQEAMLKAFRSLSAFRGDARFQHWLVKIAFNEARMRYRKRQGEKLQSLDDSGDDQDYVPLQIADWRELPPEVLERKEIREEIQNAIARLSDKYREVLVLRDIEELSIAETAQILDITEATVKVRLFRARLKLRDQLVERLPGYLRPKKKTQAW